A window from Thermomonas aquatica encodes these proteins:
- the ahpF gene encoding alkyl hydroperoxide reductase subunit F, translating into MLDQDLKDQLAAYLERLQQPIELVASLDDSEAARELDALLDDITALSPKISRATGDDPRKPSFLIRRAGTQVQVGFAGIPLGHEFTSLVLALLQVGGHPVKIDEALAAQVRALPGDYRFETYMSLHCQSCPDTIQALNAMSVLNPRIQHVAIDGSLFQAEVEARQVLSVPTIFLDGVEFDAGRMSIEQILARLDTGAAARAADALNDAAPYDVLVVGGGPAGAAAAIYAARKGIRTGIVTERFGGQVLDTMAIENFPSVEYTEGPKLAASLEAHVRSYGVDVVTAQRAKALQPAAQAGGLVGVELESGATLRARTVILAPGARWRQTGVPGEDTYRNKGVTYCPHCDGPLFKGKRVAVIGGGNSGVEAAIDLAGLVEHVTLLEFDGKLRADEVLQRKLRSLPNASVHVNAQTTGMIGAAGKLAGLTFTDRGTGEKRELQVEGVFVQIGLLPNTDWLKGAVTLSPRGEIGIDDRGHTNLPGVFAAGDATTEPFKQIVVAMGGGSTAALSAFDHLIRHSAPAASDAVAA; encoded by the coding sequence ATGCTCGACCAGGACCTGAAGGACCAACTGGCCGCCTATCTCGAACGCCTCCAGCAGCCGATCGAACTGGTCGCGTCGCTGGACGATTCCGAGGCCGCGCGCGAACTCGACGCACTGCTCGACGACATCACCGCGCTGTCGCCGAAGATCAGCCGCGCGACCGGCGACGACCCGCGCAAGCCGTCGTTCCTGATCCGCCGCGCCGGCACCCAGGTGCAGGTCGGCTTCGCCGGGATCCCGCTGGGCCACGAGTTCACGTCCCTGGTGCTGGCCCTGCTGCAGGTCGGCGGCCACCCGGTGAAGATCGACGAGGCGCTGGCGGCGCAGGTGCGCGCGCTGCCCGGCGACTACCGCTTCGAAACCTACATGTCGCTGCATTGCCAGAGCTGCCCGGACACCATCCAGGCGCTCAACGCGATGAGCGTGCTCAACCCGCGCATCCAGCACGTCGCGATCGACGGCAGCCTGTTCCAGGCCGAGGTCGAGGCGCGGCAGGTGCTGTCGGTGCCGACGATCTTCCTCGACGGCGTCGAGTTCGATGCCGGGCGCATGAGCATCGAACAGATCCTGGCCAGGCTCGACACCGGCGCGGCGGCGCGTGCCGCTGATGCGCTCAACGATGCCGCGCCCTACGACGTGCTGGTGGTCGGCGGCGGTCCGGCCGGTGCCGCGGCCGCGATCTACGCCGCGCGCAAGGGCATCCGCACCGGCATCGTCACCGAGCGTTTCGGCGGGCAGGTGCTGGACACCATGGCGATCGAGAACTTCCCCTCGGTCGAATACACCGAGGGCCCGAAGCTGGCCGCGTCGCTGGAGGCGCACGTGCGCAGCTACGGCGTGGACGTGGTCACCGCGCAGCGCGCGAAGGCCTTGCAGCCGGCCGCGCAGGCGGGTGGCCTGGTCGGCGTCGAACTCGAAAGCGGCGCGACCCTGCGCGCGCGCACCGTGATCCTCGCGCCCGGCGCGCGCTGGCGGCAGACCGGTGTCCCCGGGGAGGACACCTACCGCAACAAGGGCGTGACCTATTGCCCGCACTGCGACGGCCCGCTGTTCAAGGGCAAGCGGGTGGCGGTGATCGGCGGCGGCAACTCCGGCGTCGAAGCCGCCATCGACCTCGCCGGCCTGGTCGAGCACGTCACCCTGCTGGAGTTCGACGGCAAGCTGCGCGCCGACGAAGTGCTGCAGCGCAAGCTGCGCAGCCTGCCGAACGCCAGCGTGCACGTGAACGCGCAGACCACCGGGATGATCGGGGCTGCCGGCAAGCTCGCCGGCCTGACCTTCACCGATCGCGGCACTGGCGAGAAGCGCGAACTGCAGGTGGAGGGCGTGTTCGTGCAGATCGGCCTGCTGCCCAACACCGACTGGCTGAAGGGCGCGGTGACCCTCAGCCCGCGCGGCGAAATCGGGATCGATGATCGCGGCCACACCAACCTGCCGGGCGTGTTCGCCGCCGGCGATGCGACCACCGAGCCGTTCAAACAGATCGTGGTCGCGATGGGCGGCGGTTCGACCGCGGCGCTGTCCGCCTTCGATCACCTGATCCGCCACTCCGCGCCCGCCGCCAGCGACGCCGTGGCGGCCTGA
- a CDS encoding VOC family protein, whose amino-acid sequence MTVPASPFAVLRLDHVVLRVRDLDRAEAFYREVLGCDVVRRRDDLGLRHLRAGSSMIDLIAVDGKLGLRGGHAAGSEGRNLDHLCLRIEPFDVAAIVRHLAEHGLAPHGPATSNFGAEGDGPSLYFSDPDGNTIELKGPAT is encoded by the coding sequence ATGACCGTCCCGGCGTCGCCGTTCGCGGTACTGCGCCTCGATCACGTGGTGCTGCGCGTGCGCGACCTGGACCGCGCCGAAGCGTTCTATCGCGAGGTGCTGGGCTGCGACGTCGTGCGGCGTCGCGACGACCTCGGCCTGCGCCATCTGCGCGCAGGCAGCTCGATGATCGATTTGATCGCAGTGGACGGGAAACTCGGCCTACGTGGTGGCCACGCCGCCGGCAGTGAAGGCCGCAACCTCGACCACCTGTGCCTGCGCATCGAACCCTTCGACGTAGCCGCCATCGTCCGCCACCTCGCCGAGCACGGCCTCGCACCACATGGCCCGGCAACCTCCAATTTCGGCGCGGAAGGCGACGGCCCTTCGCTGTACTTCAGCGACCCGGACGGCAACACCATCGAACTCAAGGGGCCTGCCACGTGA
- the oxyR gene encoding DNA-binding transcriptional regulator OxyR: protein MNLRDLKYLVALADLRHFGKAADACFVSQPTLSTQIRKLEDELGVALVERAPRKVMLTAAGQDVVLRARRIVAEVEGMKEAARRSRDPESGSLRLGVFPTLGPYLLPHVVPQLRERFPQLELLLVEEKSDVLLQRLREGKLDATLLALPLHDDQLQSQLLFEEPFVFAAPHQHPLAAEKALSMSQLSDETLLLLEDGHCLRDQALDVCRLSGAHEKSGFRATSLETLRQMVAAGVGVTLLPALSVHEPIAQSPNIKLVPFRDPAPSRQIALVWRKSSALDGFLQQLADAIGTLARAQLPQA, encoded by the coding sequence GTGAACCTGCGCGACCTGAAATACCTCGTCGCGCTGGCCGACCTGCGCCATTTCGGCAAGGCCGCGGACGCCTGCTTCGTCAGTCAGCCCACCCTGTCCACCCAGATCAGGAAACTGGAGGACGAACTCGGCGTGGCGCTGGTGGAACGCGCGCCGCGCAAGGTGATGCTGACCGCCGCCGGGCAGGACGTGGTGCTGCGCGCGCGTCGGATCGTCGCCGAGGTCGAGGGGATGAAAGAGGCGGCGCGACGCAGCAGGGATCCGGAATCCGGTTCGCTGCGGCTGGGCGTATTCCCCACCCTCGGCCCGTACCTGCTGCCGCACGTGGTGCCGCAACTGCGCGAACGCTTCCCGCAACTGGAGCTGCTGCTGGTCGAGGAAAAGAGCGACGTGCTGCTGCAGCGCCTGCGCGAGGGCAAGCTGGACGCCACCCTGCTCGCCCTGCCACTGCACGACGACCAGCTGCAGTCGCAGCTGCTGTTCGAGGAGCCGTTCGTGTTCGCCGCGCCGCACCAGCACCCGCTGGCAGCGGAAAAAGCACTGTCGATGTCGCAACTCTCCGACGAGACATTGCTGTTGCTGGAAGACGGCCATTGCCTGCGCGACCAGGCGCTCGACGTGTGCCGCCTCTCCGGTGCGCACGAGAAATCCGGCTTCCGCGCCACCAGCCTGGAAACGCTGCGGCAGATGGTGGCCGCCGGCGTTGGCGTGACCTTGCTGCCTGCCTTGTCCGTGCACGAGCCGATCGCGCAGTCCCCCAATATCAAGCTGGTGCCGTTCCGCGATCCCGCCCCGAGCCGGCAGATCGCGCTGGTCTGGCGCAAATCCTCGGCGCTGGACGGCTTCCTGCAGCAGCTCGCCGATGCCATCGGCACGCTGGCGCGGGCACAATTGCCCCAGGCCTGA
- a CDS encoding phospholipid carrier-dependent glycosyltransferase → MDAGDARGRMPQAHRGLSWLLLVLLALLAVGRSALGTRLDSFTVDEPWHIVAGTAYVRGGDRHLNPEHPPLVKLWVGAAMPDSFKLGKEPVLREKEQEREWVEQTMFQRNDAARAQQRARLAIWGLGGGLLLVLGLLLWRAAGIAWAAGTLAFLALEPTIGAHLPVVMTDGPLALTLAPAIVAAGLLASEWRWRWTLVFGIVAGLALGAKHSALAGLLGIGGVLAVAVVAGWRAGGARETFRRALQLLAAGAIALALLWGMYGFRFHADRDGGDGFNRPIAGKIADIGSPVLHDALSLADRHHLLPRAYLWGLADTVRTGVEGRGIAAHLVWGKIYEGRTPWFTWPAILAAKLPLALSALSLLGFALLWRAPLAKTARWMLAALAGAGLLHLLALMDSPAAWGGVRHATPLIAVAAILGGGAVAEAWRRRSKPLLALVAVLFASAFAMTIREPRLWEYHNELVGGSAGAWRYFDNEGLNLGQRFGEIRAFHDRAIKPGGLPMYASYWMMEPQVRAAGLNYHRLVESLDDSNVAGIYDGWFVYGTSDHNPWPQFGWDPAEAFKGMAFAARYGNVEFWRGRLVRPKSRASSLNGLVKEYIYKKNGSDWALVARRLEEVAGVLPSRVDAAVELGNAYLRLGDREHALRAYRRPLEQEETPIDHGIAKSLRDQLARVESASDPKQVPPMRDPWLE, encoded by the coding sequence ATGGATGCAGGGGACGCGCGCGGCCGCATGCCGCAAGCACATCGCGGGTTGTCGTGGTTGTTGCTGGTGCTGCTGGCCTTGCTGGCGGTGGGACGCTCGGCCTTGGGCACGCGGCTGGACAGCTTCACCGTCGACGAGCCCTGGCACATCGTCGCCGGCACCGCCTATGTGCGCGGCGGCGATCGCCACCTGAATCCCGAACACCCGCCGCTGGTGAAGCTGTGGGTGGGCGCGGCGATGCCGGACAGTTTCAAGCTGGGCAAGGAGCCCGTCCTGCGCGAGAAGGAGCAGGAGCGGGAATGGGTCGAGCAGACCATGTTCCAGCGCAACGATGCGGCACGCGCCCAGCAACGCGCGCGCTTGGCGATCTGGGGCCTGGGCGGCGGCCTGCTGCTGGTGCTCGGGTTGCTGTTGTGGCGCGCGGCCGGGATCGCGTGGGCGGCCGGCACGCTGGCGTTCCTCGCGCTGGAGCCGACCATCGGCGCGCACCTGCCGGTGGTGATGACCGATGGCCCGCTGGCATTGACGCTGGCGCCGGCGATCGTCGCCGCCGGATTGCTCGCCTCGGAATGGCGCTGGCGATGGACGCTGGTGTTCGGCATCGTTGCCGGCCTGGCGCTGGGGGCCAAGCATTCGGCGCTGGCGGGCTTGCTCGGGATCGGCGGGGTGCTCGCGGTCGCGGTGGTCGCCGGATGGCGCGCGGGCGGTGCGCGCGAGACCTTCCGCCGCGCCCTGCAGTTGCTGGCGGCCGGTGCGATCGCGCTGGCCCTGTTGTGGGGCATGTACGGTTTCCGCTTCCATGCCGATCGCGACGGCGGCGACGGCTTCAATCGCCCGATCGCCGGCAAGATCGCCGATATCGGCAGCCCGGTCCTGCACGATGCGTTGTCGCTGGCGGATCGCCACCACCTGTTGCCGCGCGCCTATTTGTGGGGACTGGCGGACACGGTGCGCACCGGCGTCGAGGGCCGCGGCATCGCCGCGCACCTGGTCTGGGGCAAGATCTACGAGGGACGCACGCCGTGGTTCACCTGGCCGGCGATCCTCGCGGCCAAGCTGCCGTTGGCGCTGTCGGCGTTGTCGCTGCTCGGGTTCGCGCTGCTCTGGCGTGCGCCGTTGGCGAAGACCGCCCGCTGGATGCTGGCCGCGCTGGCCGGCGCGGGGCTGCTGCACCTGCTTGCGCTGATGGACTCGCCGGCGGCCTGGGGCGGCGTGCGCCATGCCACCCCGCTGATCGCGGTCGCGGCGATCCTCGGCGGCGGTGCGGTCGCCGAAGCATGGCGCCGGCGCTCGAAACCCTTGCTGGCGCTGGTCGCCGTGCTGTTCGCGTCCGCGTTCGCGATGACCATCCGCGAACCCAGGCTGTGGGAATACCACAACGAACTGGTCGGCGGCAGCGCGGGGGCATGGCGCTATTTCGACAACGAAGGCCTCAACCTCGGCCAGCGTTTCGGCGAAATCCGCGCATTCCACGACCGCGCGATCAAGCCCGGCGGGCTGCCGATGTACGCCAGCTACTGGATGATGGAACCGCAGGTGCGCGCGGCGGGGCTGAACTACCACCGCCTGGTCGAGAGCCTGGACGACAGCAACGTGGCGGGCATCTACGACGGCTGGTTCGTGTACGGCACCTCCGACCACAATCCGTGGCCGCAGTTCGGCTGGGACCCCGCGGAGGCGTTCAAGGGCATGGCCTTCGCGGCGCGCTACGGCAACGTCGAGTTCTGGCGCGGCCGCCTGGTGCGGCCGAAGTCGCGCGCGTCCAGCCTCAATGGACTGGTCAAGGAATACATCTACAAGAAGAACGGCAGCGACTGGGCGTTGGTCGCCCGGCGCCTGGAGGAAGTGGCCGGCGTGTTGCCTTCGCGCGTCGATGCGGCGGTCGAGCTCGGCAATGCCTACCTGCGGCTCGGCGATCGCGAGCACGCCTTGCGCGCCTATCGGCGCCCGCTCGAACAGGAGGAAACCCCGATCGATCACGGCATCGCCAAGTCCTTGCGCGACCAGCTCGCGCGGGTCGAATCCGCGTCCGACCCGAAGCAGGTGCCGCCGATGCGCGACCCGTGGCTGGAATGA
- the msrA gene encoding peptide-methionine (S)-S-oxide reductase MsrA has protein sequence MFGIGAYKQRMVDPAKALPGRETPMPVRNAHHVHGRPIAGEFSGLQTVQFGMGCFWGAERKFWSIPGVDTTAVGYAGGYTPNPTYREVCSGETGHAEVVLVVYDPAQVAFEALLKSFWESHDPTQGMRQGNDAGTQYRSAIYCSTQAQFDAAIASRDAYQRKLADAGLGAITTEIVLPAPPFYYAEDEHQQYLSKNPMGYCGLGGTGVSCPIGLGA, from the coding sequence ATGTTCGGCATCGGCGCATACAAGCAACGCATGGTGGATCCGGCGAAGGCCTTGCCGGGGCGCGAAACGCCGATGCCGGTGCGCAACGCGCACCATGTGCACGGCCGCCCGATCGCCGGCGAGTTCAGCGGCCTGCAAACGGTGCAGTTCGGCATGGGCTGCTTCTGGGGCGCCGAGCGCAAGTTCTGGTCGATCCCGGGCGTCGACACCACCGCGGTGGGCTATGCCGGCGGCTATACGCCGAACCCGACTTATCGCGAAGTCTGTTCCGGCGAGACCGGCCATGCCGAAGTGGTGCTGGTGGTCTACGACCCGGCGCAGGTGGCGTTCGAGGCGCTGCTGAAGAGCTTCTGGGAAAGCCACGATCCCACCCAGGGCATGCGCCAGGGCAACGATGCCGGCACGCAATATCGTTCGGCCATCTACTGCAGCACGCAGGCGCAGTTCGATGCCGCCATCGCCAGCCGCGATGCCTACCAGCGCAAGCTGGCCGATGCGGGCCTCGGCGCGATCACCACCGAAATCGTGTTGCCGGCGCCGCCGTTTTATTACGCCGAGGACGAGCACCAGCAATACCTGTCGAAGAACCCGATGGGTTACTGCGGTCTCGGCGGTACCGGCGTGAGCTGCCCGATCGGACTCGGCGCCTGA
- a CDS encoding DMT family transporter, whose product MTGHPRQAAMAQLLVGAAIIGTNGLMVRLAGMPPTAVAFWRMLLAGLILGALVLARHGWQPLSRKAWLWCAVPALAFAIDLWMWHQSILLVGPGLSTLLANAQVFFMALAGVLLFREQLGLRFVAGVLLAFLGLWLLLGEGWAALPREYRWGVWLGLGTGVAYAAYNIGIKRSQGVAAQGKARAPVEQVLCIAAFGSALCLGVMGGVEGVAFAPPSPHAWGILLVLAAVGHCLSWVLISRAMVALPVALAGLLLLAQPIVAYLLDVALFDLPTSPRQWLGLAVSLAGIFVAGMKAKQPVAAQDA is encoded by the coding sequence ATGACCGGACATCCACGCCAGGCGGCCATGGCGCAACTGCTGGTGGGCGCCGCGATCATCGGCACCAATGGCCTGATGGTGCGCCTGGCCGGCATGCCGCCGACCGCGGTCGCGTTCTGGCGTATGCTGCTGGCCGGGCTGATCCTGGGCGCGTTGGTGCTGGCCCGGCACGGCTGGCAGCCGCTGTCGCGCAAGGCCTGGCTGTGGTGCGCGGTGCCGGCGCTGGCCTTCGCCATCGACCTGTGGATGTGGCACCAGAGCATCCTGCTGGTCGGCCCGGGCTTGTCGACCCTGCTTGCGAATGCGCAGGTGTTCTTCATGGCGCTGGCCGGCGTACTGCTGTTCCGCGAACAGCTCGGCCTGCGGTTCGTCGCCGGCGTGCTGCTGGCCTTCCTCGGCCTGTGGCTGCTGCTCGGCGAAGGTTGGGCGGCGCTGCCGCGCGAATACCGCTGGGGCGTGTGGCTGGGCCTCGGCACCGGCGTCGCCTATGCGGCGTACAACATCGGCATCAAGCGTTCGCAGGGCGTCGCCGCGCAGGGCAAGGCGCGCGCGCCGGTGGAGCAGGTGCTGTGCATCGCCGCGTTCGGCAGCGCACTCTGCCTTGGCGTGATGGGTGGCGTCGAAGGGGTGGCGTTCGCGCCGCCGAGCCCGCATGCCTGGGGCATCCTGCTGGTGCTCGCCGCGGTCGGCCATTGCCTGAGCTGGGTGCTGATCTCGCGGGCGATGGTGGCGCTGCCGGTGGCGCTGGCCGGCCTGTTGCTGCTGGCGCAGCCGATCGTCGCCTACCTGCTGGACGTGGCCTTGTTCGACTTGCCGACCTCGCCGCGGCAATGGCTGGGCCTGGCGGTCAGCCTGGCCGGGATCTTCGTCGCCGGGATGAAGGCGAAGCAGCCGGTGGCCGCGCAGGACGCTTGA
- a CDS encoding GGDEF domain-containing protein, with protein sequence MPGLIRILLLFWLAAVPPAFAAALDADNTHEVEVRVVADAPGAAGETRLRIEGGPVQARSARLKFELPATGDKRWVLWLARDPLDAVTASGGGWTPPQAGFFRVPADGQAYQGTFPAGFGFPLPRGASGPQELRLDLQGSVRAAPVPRVLSEQDVLRYVGRETALAVAVYAALATLLIATLALYSAIRDPLFLLYAAYVVAAAALMAVANGHAFAIPGLRALGARGLWLAMLGFNAIALTTLLRFADVRGSGSPLLRGMDRLAMAMWALLLLPLLPLPAISGGLQAVATGAWMLAMPVAAWATLDGARRGIPMALATATALLALFASAGAHEAMHRGWIEDGILARHGYQFAVVLVSAILFVGMSSRLALVRRRLDDETLARRDSEDRLRFERLRAGLAQALQDELRTAPADEIAPHAFRLLCGHACELLGIEDAVVLGNGYLGNELLLAQSSERQVSPLAQAALVARNIVRLHAQNRGPVHVRIDGALASDDPRVPQYAIVPMRLPSPAWAALVLRVQSAQGLAEGELDALAELARIAVGHAGEAHAAIQLRKTAEYDALTGSLNRRSLDQALAREFKPSALQAPLSVLFIDIDWFKRINDEHGHACGDHCLRSVAATLRAELRPGDALGRYGGEEFLVLLPGHDAAASRVIAERLRQAIESSAIDWQGMRVMLTISIGMAARRAGDHQASALLERADKALYAAKHQGRNRVCVAPAAFI encoded by the coding sequence GAGGGCGGCCCCGTGCAGGCGCGGTCGGCGCGCTTGAAGTTCGAATTGCCGGCCACCGGCGACAAGCGCTGGGTGCTGTGGCTGGCGCGCGACCCGCTGGATGCGGTGACCGCCTCCGGTGGCGGGTGGACGCCGCCGCAGGCCGGGTTCTTCCGCGTGCCCGCGGATGGCCAGGCATACCAAGGCACGTTCCCGGCGGGTTTCGGCTTCCCGCTGCCGCGCGGCGCGAGCGGGCCGCAGGAGCTTCGCTTGGACCTGCAGGGCAGCGTGCGCGCCGCGCCCGTGCCGCGGGTGCTGAGCGAGCAGGACGTGCTGCGCTACGTCGGCCGCGAAACCGCGCTGGCGGTTGCGGTCTATGCCGCCTTGGCGACCTTGCTGATCGCCACCCTGGCGCTGTACTCGGCGATCCGCGACCCGCTGTTCCTGCTGTACGCGGCCTACGTGGTCGCGGCGGCGGCGTTGATGGCGGTGGCCAATGGCCATGCGTTCGCGATCCCGGGCTTGCGCGCCCTGGGTGCGCGCGGATTGTGGCTGGCGATGCTGGGCTTCAACGCGATCGCCCTGACCACGCTGCTGCGCTTCGCCGATGTCCGCGGATCCGGTTCGCCGCTGCTGCGCGGCATGGACAGGTTGGCGATGGCGATGTGGGCGCTGCTGCTGTTGCCGTTGCTGCCGTTGCCGGCGATCAGCGGCGGCCTGCAGGCGGTCGCGACCGGGGCCTGGATGCTCGCGATGCCGGTTGCGGCCTGGGCAACGCTGGACGGCGCGCGGCGCGGCATCCCGATGGCGCTGGCGACCGCCACCGCATTGCTGGCGCTGTTCGCCTCCGCGGGCGCGCACGAGGCGATGCATCGCGGCTGGATCGAAGACGGCATCCTCGCCCGCCATGGCTACCAGTTCGCGGTGGTGCTGGTCTCCGCGATCCTGTTCGTCGGCATGAGCAGCCGGCTTGCGCTGGTGCGGCGCCGCCTGGACGACGAGACCCTGGCCCGCCGCGACAGCGAGGATCGCCTGCGGTTCGAGCGCCTGCGTGCCGGCCTTGCGCAGGCGCTGCAGGACGAGTTGCGCACGGCGCCTGCGGACGAAATCGCGCCGCATGCGTTCCGCCTGCTGTGCGGCCACGCCTGCGAGCTGCTCGGGATCGAGGATGCGGTGGTGCTGGGCAACGGCTATCTCGGCAACGAACTGCTGCTGGCGCAATCCAGCGAGCGGCAGGTGTCGCCGCTCGCGCAGGCCGCGCTGGTGGCGCGCAACATCGTGCGCCTGCACGCCCAGAACCGCGGCCCGGTGCATGTGCGGATCGACGGCGCGCTGGCCAGCGACGATCCGCGCGTGCCGCAGTACGCCATCGTGCCGATGCGGCTGCCGTCGCCGGCATGGGCGGCGCTGGTGCTGCGCGTGCAGTCCGCGCAAGGATTGGCCGAGGGCGAGCTGGATGCCTTGGCGGAACTGGCGCGGATCGCGGTCGGCCATGCGGGCGAGGCGCATGCCGCCATCCAGCTGCGCAAGACCGCCGAATACGATGCCTTGACCGGCAGCCTCAACCGGCGCTCGCTGGACCAGGCGCTGGCGCGCGAATTCAAGCCGTCGGCGCTGCAGGCGCCGCTGTCGGTGCTGTTCATCGACATCGACTGGTTCAAGCGCATCAACGACGAACACGGTCATGCCTGCGGCGACCACTGCCTGCGCAGCGTGGCCGCCACCTTGCGCGCGGAGCTGCGCCCCGGCGATGCGCTGGGCCGCTATGGCGGCGAGGAATTCCTGGTGCTGCTGCCGGGCCACGATGCCGCGGCGTCGCGGGTGATCGCTGAACGCCTGCGCCAGGCGATCGAATCCAGCGCGATCGACTGGCAGGGGATGCGGGTGATGCTGACCATCAGCATCGGCATGGCGGCGCGGCGCGCCGGCGACCACCAGGCATCGGCCTTGCTCGAGCGCGCCGACAAGGCCCTGTACGCCGCCAAGCACCAGGGCCGCAACCGGGTCTGCGTGGCGCCGGCGGCGTTCATCTGA